In Agromyces sp. Leaf222, the genomic window CGCGCGGCGAACGCTGCACGGAGCGCCTCAACCAGCGCCTCCACCAGCGGCGGCATCCAGCGCTACGGCGAGGCCGTCGTGCGCGAGGTTCTCGGCGCGACCTTCCTCGAAGAGGTCGAGACGCCGGCACGTCCCGGCTTCGGGGAGCGTGGCTAGCGCATGTACGAAGGCATCGTCCAAGAACTCATCGACGAACTCGGCCGGCTTCCCGGCATCGGGCCGAAGTCGGCGCAGCGCATCGCGTTCCACATCGTGCAGACCGAGCAGTTCGACGTGAGCCGGCTCGCCGAGATCCTCATGGACGTGCGCACGAAGGTGCGCTTCTGCGCGATCTGCGGCAACGTCTCCGAGCAGGAGACCTGCTCGATCTGCCGTGATCCGCGCCGCGACCCCGCCCTGATCTGCGTGGTCGAAGAGGCGAAGGACGTCGTCGCGATCGAGCGCACGCGCGAGTTCCGCGGGCTCTACCACGTGCTCGGCGGCGCGATCAGCCCGATCGACGGCATCGGGCCCGACGAGCTCCGCATCCGTCAGCTCATGCAGCGCCTCGCCGACGGCACCGTCACCGAGGTCATCATCGCGACCGACCCGAACCTCGAGGGCGAGGCGACGGCGACCTACCTCAGCCGACTGCTCACCACCCTCGAGATCCGCGTCACCCGTCTTGCCTCCGGCCTCCCCGTCGGCGGCGACCTCGAGTACGCCGACGAGGTCACCCTCGGCCGTGCCTTCGAGGGGCGGCGCGTGGTCGGTTGACCCGACGAGGGTTGACGCCGACCGCGCGGTGGACTGGACTGGGTGCATGGCCGTCAGTCGAGGTGCCGAATGGGTTGCGGGGTACGTCGCCGCCTGGCAGTCGAACGACCCCGACGAGATCGGCGCGCTGTTCACCGACGACGCCGTCTACCTCACGAGCCCCGACTCGCAGCCGCGCGTCGGGCGAGAGCAGATCGTCGCGGGCTGGCTCGAAGACCTCGACGAGCCGGGCACCTGGGCCTTCGACTGGAAGGTGCTGCACGAGCACGACGGGTTCGTCGTCGTGCAGGGGCGCACCGTGTATCCGGCCCGCAGCGACTACCTGAACCTCTGGATCATCCGCCTCGCGCCCGACGGCCGTGCCACCGAGTACACCGAGTGGTACATGGCGCGAGGCCACAAGGACTGAGCTCGGGCGACGGGCGGCCCGCGACGGGCGGCCTGCAACCGGCATCCGCCACCGGCATCCGCCACCGGCATCCGTCAGCGCAGCACCTCGACGAGCACGACCCACGCGAGCACGATCGCCGAGGCGATCGCCAGGATCGTCGCGATGCCGAGCACCATCAGGCCGGCCGGCACGACGCCCGCGAGCAGCAGCACCGACCCGACGAGGTACGCGACGATGGGCAGCAGCCCGGCCGCGGACTTCGCGGCGAGCTCGCGCGCCGTTCCCCGATGCTGGTCGTCCTGGAAGATCGCGCGCACGGCATGCACCTCGAATGCGGCGGCGACGGCGGCCGCGACGAGCGCCTCGATGCCGTAGGCCCACAGCGGCTGTCCGGGCGCGAGCGCGAGGCCGGTGACCACGATCGCGAGCACGAGGGTCGCGATCGACGCGGCGGCTCGGGCGGGCAACGTCTTCGAACTCATGATCGCGCCGATGTTCACCGACATCGCCACGATGAGCAGGCCCGCGAGCGCTGCGGTCGCCCCGACCATCGCCACGTTGAACTCGGACCATGGTTCAAGCGCCTCGGACATGCCCGCACTCTATCGGCGGCGGCCCGTCGATGGCGAGGCTCGTGGCACGCAGGAAGGGCCGGGGGAGGCCCGACCCTTCCTGGACCCTCATCGCGATGCCGTCATGGGCACCTCGACGATGGTCGGTGCGGCATCGCCTACGGGATCGTCACCGTCGAGGTGACCGTACGGGTGTTGCCCGAGAGGTCGGTGACGGCTGCGCGCACCGTATAGGTGCCGGAGGCGAGGCCGCTCGGCAGCGTCCATCCACCGGTCCATTCGGTCGCGCCGATCGCGGTCGAGGCCGAGGTGGAGCCGATCGCCTTCAGCAGCTTGGAGTTCGCGGCGTCGTAGACGTTCGCGGCGACGCGGCGGAGGCCGACGGCGTCGGTCGCGACGAGGTCGGCCCGACCTTCGGCGATCGTCAGGTCGAGCGTCGGTCGGGTGTTGTCCACCTTCACCTTCACCTCGAGCTCGCCACGAAGCCCGCTCGTGGCCTTGGCTGAGAACACGAAGGTGTACTCGCCGTCGGCGAGCGTGCTGAAGTCGACCGCCGGGAGGGTGAGCGAATCGGTGCTCGGCTCCCACTGGTAGCCCTTGACCGACGGGACCTGAGCGCCGTCGGCGGTGTAGAGCTGGGCGTGGAACGCCTGGAGGTTCTCGCCGGCGACGGTCATCGAGACATCCGCCTTGCCGCGGAGGATCGCACCGTCGGTGAGCGAGCTCGTGATGACGGGGGCGATCGCGGGGTCGGGGGCGTCCGCGCGGATTTCGGGTGCGTCGACGGCCCAGTAGCCGTTGTTGGCACCGTCGGAGAGTCGCCAGCCGATGCGCACCTTGCTCACGTCACCGGCCGGTGCGGTCGTCGAGAACGCGACGGGCTGGTTGATCTCGAACAGGGCGCCGTCGGCGACGCCGTCGCGGGACCACAGCACCTGGCTCGTGCCGTCGTCGTACTCGGCGATGACCTCCGCATGCTGCGGCACACCGGCCGTGATCTGCCGGTAGTGCTGCAGGAACGACACGTCGACGGCGCCGCCGGGGCGCACGTCCTGCCACGGCGAGTACAGCGTCGAGTCGAAACGGGCCCCGGATGCCGTGGGGTTGCCCTTGTCGTTCCACTCGTCGGGGTCGGCGACCGCGATCACGTCGCGGGCGCGCACGAACGAGCCACGTCCCTGGCCCTCCTCGCTGGTCGCCCAGAACTCGCCGTCCATGAACGACCAGCCGCGGTACTCGGCGACGCCGAGGTCGGGCGTCTGCTCGTCGATCTGCCAATCCCGGGGGGTCTGCTTCGTCCATCCGCCGGAGAAGACCGGCTTCGGGGCTTCGTCGACGACGTCGCCGAGCGACCCGACGAGCGTGTCGAACGGGTCGGTCGACTCGGTGCCGATGGGCACGCCTTCGAGGCCCCACTCGGGGTCGATGTCGACGCCGAGGTGCGCCAGCGCGGTCGGCGCGATGTCGACCTGTCGCCACTGCCGGGTCGCCGTGCCCGAGACGGGAACGTCGCCGCCGGACGCGAGGGTCCAGATCATGCGGGTGAGGTGCTGGTCGCCGCCGTGACCGTAGCCGGTGAAGCCGTGGTCCGTGGAGGCGAGGATCAGCCAGTCCTCGTCGGATGCCGCCTCTCGCGCCTCGATCGCGGCGACGAGTTCGCCGACCTGCGCGTCGAGCTTCTCGATCGTGGTCTTGTACTGGGGCGATTCGGCCGTGTAGCTGTGGCCGGTGGCGTCGCCGTTGTGGAGGTAGACGACCATCGCGTCGGGGTTCCGGGTTCCGAGCACCTCGAGAGCGTCGGCGACGCTCTGCTCGTCGGTGGCTGCGGCGGAGGCCCCGGTCTGCTGGATCTTGACGTCCGGACGGAGGATCAGGTGGTCGTTCAGCGGCTTCCAGTCGGCCGTGGAGAATGTCGCGAACCCGGGATCGACCTGCTCGAGCCGGGTGAGGACGTCGGGGTAGGCCTCGATGTTCGGATTGGCGAAGTTGTTGTCGGGGGACCGGTGCTTGTCGACCCAGACGCCTGAGAGCAGGTTGGCGTGGCCATGACCGGAGACGGTCGGGCCGAGCGCGTTGTCCTGCATGTAGCCGACGCCCATCTGGCCCTTCGCCGCGAGCGCGTCGATGTTCGGCGTCGCGTACTCGGTGAGCTTGTCGAAACGAACACCGTCGAAGTCGATGAAGAGCACCTTGCGGGAGCTGATGCCGTCGGGCACATCGGATGGCCGGGGGCCGGGGTCGGGCAGCGGCGATTCGGCGCCGGCGCGCGGCTCGGAGTCGACGCTGATGTTGTCGACGGCCCAGTACCAGTCGTTCGTCGCCTTCTCGATGACCCAACCGAGCTTCATCGAGGTGGCGCCGACCGGCACGGCGACGGGCTGGGTGAGCGTGCGGTTCTGCAGGTACACCTGGTCGCCGAGTACGGCGGTCGAGTATTCGAAGAGCCGCACGGGAGCGGCGCCGTCGAACGACACCTCGAGCGCGGCGACCTGGGGTCCGGTCTGGCGGTAGTTCGAGTCGAAGTTGACGTGCACCGTCGAGCCGCCCGTGACGGCGACGGACGGCGACGTGAGGGTGCTGGCGAAGAGCTGCTCGCCGGGGTTGTTCCCGTCGTCCCATTCGTCGTTGTCGGCCACGGCGACGACTCCGGAGCCCTTCGCGAAGGCCTCGCGACCCTGCCCGCCCTGCGCCGCGGCCCAGAACGACGGGGTCGCGAACGTCCAGCCGCGCCATTCGCTCTTGCCCTTGGCACCCATCGATGCATCGTTGGCGACGGTCCAGCCGGTGGGTGCGGTGGGTGTCCAGCCGAGCGTGGTCTTGGGGATGTGGGTCTCGTGGACCGACGGCCCGAGCGAGCCGCTCAGGGAGTCGAAGTCCTCGGAGAACGAGGTGGTCGCGGCGAGTTCCCCGCTGTCGTGGGCCATTGCGGGGGTGGCGGGCATGAGGAGTCCGATGCCGAGGCAGCCGGCCGTGAGCA contains:
- the recR gene encoding recombination mediator RecR; translated protein: MYEGIVQELIDELGRLPGIGPKSAQRIAFHIVQTEQFDVSRLAEILMDVRTKVRFCAICGNVSEQETCSICRDPRRDPALICVVEEAKDVVAIERTREFRGLYHVLGGAISPIDGIGPDELRIRQLMQRLADGTVTEVIIATDPNLEGEATATYLSRLLTTLEIRVTRLASGLPVGGDLEYADEVTLGRAFEGRRVVG
- a CDS encoding nuclear transport factor 2 family protein — its product is MAVSRGAEWVAGYVAAWQSNDPDEIGALFTDDAVYLTSPDSQPRVGREQIVAGWLEDLDEPGTWAFDWKVLHEHDGFVVVQGRTVYPARSDYLNLWIIRLAPDGRATEYTEWYMARGHKD
- a CDS encoding alkaline phosphatase family protein yields the protein MRTRNRAVMLTAGCLGIGLLMPATPAMAHDSGELAATTSFSEDFDSLSGSLGPSVHETHIPKTTLGWTPTAPTGWTVANDASMGAKGKSEWRGWTFATPSFWAAAQGGQGREAFAKGSGVVAVADNDEWDDGNNPGEQLFASTLTSPSVAVTGGSTVHVNFDSNYRQTGPQVAALEVSFDGAAPVRLFEYSTAVLGDQVYLQNRTLTQPVAVPVGATSMKLGWVIEKATNDWYWAVDNISVDSEPRAGAESPLPDPGPRPSDVPDGISSRKVLFIDFDGVRFDKLTEYATPNIDALAAKGQMGVGYMQDNALGPTVSGHGHANLLSGVWVDKHRSPDNNFANPNIEAYPDVLTRLEQVDPGFATFSTADWKPLNDHLILRPDVKIQQTGASAAATDEQSVADALEVLGTRNPDAMVVYLHNGDATGHSYTAESPQYKTTIEKLDAQVGELVAAIEAREAASDEDWLILASTDHGFTGYGHGGDQHLTRMIWTLASGGDVPVSGTATRQWRQVDIAPTALAHLGVDIDPEWGLEGVPIGTESTDPFDTLVGSLGDVVDEAPKPVFSGGWTKQTPRDWQIDEQTPDLGVAEYRGWSFMDGEFWATSEEGQGRGSFVRARDVIAVADPDEWNDKGNPTASGARFDSTLYSPWQDVRPGGAVDVSFLQHYRQITAGVPQHAEVIAEYDDGTSQVLWSRDGVADGALFEINQPVAFSTTAPAGDVSKVRIGWRLSDGANNGYWAVDAPEIRADAPDPAIAPVITSSLTDGAILRGKADVSMTVAGENLQAFHAQLYTADGAQVPSVKGYQWEPSTDSLTLPAVDFSTLADGEYTFVFSAKATSGLRGELEVKVKVDNTRPTLDLTIAEGRADLVATDAVGLRRVAANVYDAANSKLLKAIGSTSASTAIGATEWTGGWTLPSGLASGTYTVRAAVTDLSGNTRTVTSTVTIP